ACTACTTCATTTCCTTTTTCAAGTTCTTGTTTAAAAACACTTGCAAACTCTTCTGGACTTGGCTGAGAGGTTCTTGGGAGTTCCGGATACTCTACAAGTTTTTTGTAAAAAGTAACCGGGTCAAGTTCAATCCAATCTTTATAGACTTCATTGCCAAAGTAAACTTTAAGTGGTACCATTTTGATACCATACTCGTTTAAAGTCTGCAAACTTAAATCACAGGTCGAATCTGTAATTATACTGACACCCATTCAAAAATCCCCCTTTTATTGCCCACTACTACACCAAATTTGGAAAACCAAGCTGTCTTAGTGCCTCGTAAAGAACAATAGCAACCGAATTTGAAAGATTCAGACTCCTCACATCACTTATCATAGGTATTCTATAAGTCCTGTGTATATTCTGTTCAATTAACCACCGAGGAAGACCAGCTGTTTCCTTTCCGAACATAAGATAGCAGTTATCCTCGTAAGGTGCCTGTGTATAGTATTGTTTGCCTTTGGTAGAATAATAGAAAATGTTTGCTCCTCTGTTCTTTTCAAAAAAATCATTCAGATCTCTATATATCTTTACATCCAAATACTGCCAGTAATCAAGGCCTGCTCTTTTTAAATATTTATCTTCCAAAGAAAAACCAAGTGGTTCTATAAGATGAAGCTTACTTCCTGTGCACGCACATGTTCTTGCTATATTTCCTGTGTTGTATGGAATCTCAGGCTCATGCAACACTATATTTATTGGCATTTTTTGAAAAACAACTCTCCCCCCTTCTACTATTTAGTTTTCCATAAATGCAACATCCATATCAATTTTATCACCGTTGTCAAGTAAAAGTGGCACACATATATTTATCATTTTTGTTGTGCTGAGAGTCATGTTCTCACCTATTAAAATTGAAGGGGGTGTTATTTCAACCTTAAGACCTTTTTGAGAAAACAGCGTTGATGTGTTCCCCATAATCATGTTTGCCATCTCGCCAATCGCACTTTTTGCAAGTTCATCAAAGCTTGATACAGGAAAACCTCCCATCATCATTGAAGCAATTTTCTTTGCAGTATCGATTGACATGCAAAAATTAACCTGACCTTTGATATTACCTGTCATTCCAATAATAACAACAACCTGATTAACTTTGTATGTAGGTTCTTTAACATACACCTTCCCAAGCTTAAAGTCAATGTTTGCAACCTGTTTTAATACCTGCTGACTTGCCTGAATAAATGGATTGATGTACTCAACATTTACACTTGCCATTTTCCTTGCCTTGCCATTCTGCCACTTTATTTAGCAGAATACAAGACCTTCCTCCTTTCATCATTTTAGTATTTTCTCAAATAAAAATGATCTTTTGATTTTTATAGCCTTTGCAGGACAAAGTTCGTGACAGCAGTAACACCTTATACATTTTTTTAAATCAACATATGCTTTCCTGCTCTTCATTTCAATAGCCTGGGCAGGACAAGTATTGAAACACTCCGCACAACCAATACAAATATTTTTGTCAAAAACTGGCTTTGGTGAAAGAAAACCATCTAAAAAACTTGCCAAAAAATGTGGTAGTCTACCTTTCACAAAAGATATCTCGGGTCTTAACACAAGTTCAAAACTTGATGGAGCTACATCCTCAATCCTCTCACCAACAACCTCAATCTCCTCAGGCTTTAAAAATCCTTTCTCCTTTGCCACCTCCAAAAGAGGAACATCTTTTATGTCAAGCCCAATAATCTTGCAGGCAACATAATCCAAAGCAATGGCATCTTCAGATATTAGCAAAATTCCTAACTTTTTGGGTTTGCCTGCTGATGGTCCTTCTCCTTCCATTGCCACAATCCCATCCATAATGTTTAGCACTGGCTTTGCCACCGTCAAGATTTCAAGTAGCATCTCCATAAATCTTCTAACATCCTGGAACCTAAAATGCATCTCTGCTTTCTGTCCACCAGGGACAAGTCCAAACAGGTTCTTAACAGCGCCTGTGTAGACTGCCATCTGATGAGTTTTTAGTTTTGGAAGATTCACAATCCCCTGGCTTTTAAAGTATGGGGATATCAATGAAAGTTTCTTGAAAGCTGTATTTTCAACATCAAGGTCTTCGTAAGATGTATCATAGTTCAAGTAAACATTTTCAAGCTTTTCAAGCTCTTTTATCCCTGCAGCCTGGTATATACTTTCAAGCCTCTTTTTAGTATATGGACCGCCCGGACTGTCGGCTATGATGATTCTGTTTGCTTTTTCTTTTATAACCTCCACTGTCGCCTGAACAACAGCAGGGTGGGTAGTAACAGCATCTTCCGGTCTTTTCTTCATAAGAAGATTCGGTTTTACAAGCACGCAGTCTTTGCGATCAAGCTCAAATTCTATCAGATTTATACCCTTTAAAATTGCGTTTTTCACATCCTGCACTTCATATGTATCACACTTTACAATCGCCACTTTACACATTAATGGTTTCCCCCAAAACAAACTTCTCTATCGCTTTAGCTACCCCGTCATCTTCATATGACTGTGTAACAAAATCTGCTATTTTTTTGAGCTCTTCAATGGCATTCTCCATTGCAACGCCAAGCCCGGCAAACTCTATCATCTGCAGGTCGTTCTCATTATCACCTATCGCCATTATTTCTTTTGGGTCTATCCCCAAGTAAGAACAAACAAACTCAAGCGCCCTTTTTTTATTGACACCCTCTTTCATAACCTCCAAAATGTTGGTGTCTGACTTTGTAGTCTCGACACCTGAGAGCCTTTTTTCTATTATCTCTCTTACGTGGTCTACTTTTTCTACGTCTTTGTCAATAATAACAAATTTAGTAATCAGATTACCACAACTTTTAAGGGTTTGTTCAGAATCATCAATTATTATATCAATCCTCTCTTCTTTTGGCAGTTCCCTGTTCTTTTCATAGTAAAATTTAGACGAATAGTCAAGCCTTCTTGCTATCATTGTGTCCTGAAAATAGTAATGATAATAGATGTCATTTTCTTTGCAAATTCTGGCAATTTCTATACTCTTTTCATTTTCAAGCCCGACATAGTAGATGTCTTTGTTTTTCTTGAGGTCTCTTACAATTGCTCCGTTGCACGCAACAATGACCTGGTCGTGCAAGCCCAAAACCTTTGCAAAATACATTACGCCTTTGAGAATTCTTCCTGAGCACAAAACAATCTTCACACCTTTTTCTTTTGCAAGCTCAATAGCTTTTTTGTTCCTGTAAGAAATATTTTTGGTTCTGTCTAAAAGTGTCATGTCAAGGTCAATTGCAATAAGTTTGTACATCTTTAGTTTTCACCTTTTTTAATAGATTTTAAAAAATAATTTGTTACAATTTATTATATCAAAAAAAATAAAGGCTGCCAACAATGGCAGCCTTTATTTTTAAAATTAATACATATCAGGTGCTGGAGCTGGTGGATTCTTCTCCTTTTCTGGTTTTTCAGCAACAACTGCTTCTGTTGTCAGAAGCATTGCAGCAGCTGATGCAGCATTCTGGATAGCTGTTCTTGTAACCTTTGTTGGATCAACGATACCTGCCTCGAACATATCAACAAATCTCTCGTTGAGTGCATCGAATCCAACACCAGCCGGGCTCTCTTTAACCTTATTGACTATAACAGAACCATCCAAACCTGCGTTCTCAGCGATTTGTCTGAGCGGCTCTTCAAGCGCCTTTCTTACTATTAGTGCACCTGTCTTTTCATCACCAGTCAAGCTTTCAATGAGCTTATCAAGTGCTGGGATTGCATTAATCAGTGCTGTACCACCACCAGGTACAATTCCTTCTTCTACTGCAGCTTTAGTTGCAGCAAGAGCATCTTCAATTCTGAGTTTCTTTTCTTTGAGCTCTGTTTCTGTCGCAGCACCAACATGGATTACTGCAACACCACCAGCAAGCTTTGCAAGTCTTTCTTGAAGTTTTTCTCTGTCAAAGTCAGATGTAGTTTCTTCAATCTGCTTCTTGATAGACTGAATTCTTGCCTTGATTTCGCTTGGATCGCCTGCACCGTCAACAATGATAGTATTCTCTTTCTGAACCTTTACCTGTCTTGCACGACCAAGCTGGCTAAGTTTTACCTCTCTCAAGTCAAGACCAAGCTCTTCAGAGATTACCTGACCACCAGTCAAAATTGCAATGTCCTGAAGCATTGCCTTTCTTCTGTCACCAAATCCTGGTGCTTTTACCGCAACGCACTGGAGTGTTCCTCTGAGCTTGTTTACAACAAGTGTTGCCAATGCTTCGCCTTCAACATCCTCAGCAATTATCAAAAGTTTTCTTCCCTGCTGAACTATCTGTTCAAGAAGTGGTAATATATCCTGGATTGTCGAGATCTTCTTGTCTGTAATCAAGATGTATGGGTCGTCAAGCACTGCTTCCATTCTCTCTGTGTCTGTTACCATGTATGCAGAGATGTAACCTCTGTCAAACTGCATACCTTCAACTATCTCAAGAGTTGTCTCTGTTGTCTTTGACTCTTCAACAGTGATGACACCATCGTTTGTTACCTTTTCCATTGCATCTGCAACAAGTTTACCAATCTCTTCGTCTCCTGCTGAGATTGAAGCAACATATGTGATGTCTTCTTTTCCTCTTACCTTCTTGCTCATCTTTCTAATTTCTTCTACAACAACATCAACTGCTTTCTGGATACCTTTTCTCAAAATCATTGGGTTTGCGCCAGCTGCAATGTTCTTAAGACCTTCCCTTATCATTGCCTGTGCCAGAACTGTTGCAGTTGTTGTACCGTCACCTGCAATATCGTTTGTCTTGGATGCAACCTCTCTTACAATCTGAGCACCCATATTCTCAAATGGATCTTCCAGCTCAATCTCCTTTGCAATTGTAACACCGTCATTCACAATTTGGGGTGAACCAAATTTCTTTTCAAGAACAACATTTCTTCCTTTTGGTCCAAGTGTAACTTTAACTGTGTCTGCAAGCTTATTAACACCACGCTCTAAAGCCCTTCTTGCTTCTTCGTCAAACAATATCATCTTTGCTGCCATTTTAAATCTACCTCCTTTTCTACCTCAATAGTTAGTCTTCAATAATTGCCAAGACATCATCTTGTCGAATTATTGTATATTCTTCACCATCAATCTTGATTTCTGTACCAGCATATTTGCTTACAATTACCTTATCACCTTTTTTAACAACCATTTCAACTTTTTCACCATCAACAATTCCACCAGGCCCTACTTCAATTACCTCAGCAATTTGCGGCTTTTCCTTTACAGTATCTGGAAGAACTATCCCGCTTTTTGTTACCTCTTCTCTTTCTTTGAACTTGATGAGTATCCTATCACCAATTGGTCTGATTTTCATTTAACTTTCCCCTCCTTTATCAAGTTTGTTAGCACTCACTTTTGATGAGTGCTAATCACATTAAATACTATAGTATATTCTTCCTTTTCTAATCAAGTCTGATTTTCCCCAAAAAAAGCGCACATTATTCAATTTTTATCGAATTTGATGGGAAAAGAAGCAAATATCTTCGTCAAACTTTCATTTTCTTTGC
The DNA window shown above is from Caldicellulosiruptor owensensis OL and carries:
- a CDS encoding DUF362 domain-containing protein; this translates as MCKVAIVKCDTYEVQDVKNAILKGINLIEFELDRKDCVLVKPNLLMKKRPEDAVTTHPAVVQATVEVIKEKANRIIIADSPGGPYTKKRLESIYQAAGIKELEKLENVYLNYDTSYEDLDVENTAFKKLSLISPYFKSQGIVNLPKLKTHQMAVYTGAVKNLFGLVPGGQKAEMHFRFQDVRRFMEMLLEILTVAKPVLNIMDGIVAMEGEGPSAGKPKKLGILLISEDAIALDYVACKIIGLDIKDVPLLEVAKEKGFLKPEEIEVVGERIEDVAPSSFELVLRPEISFVKGRLPHFLASFLDGFLSPKPVFDKNICIGCAECFNTCPAQAIEMKSRKAYVDLKKCIRCYCCHELCPAKAIKIKRSFLFEKILK
- the groL gene encoding chaperonin GroEL (60 kDa chaperone family; promotes refolding of misfolded polypeptides especially under stressful conditions; forms two stacked rings of heptamers to form a barrel-shaped 14mer; ends can be capped by GroES; misfolded proteins enter the barrel where they are refolded when GroES binds), coding for MAAKMILFDEEARRALERGVNKLADTVKVTLGPKGRNVVLEKKFGSPQIVNDGVTIAKEIELEDPFENMGAQIVREVASKTNDIAGDGTTTATVLAQAMIREGLKNIAAGANPMILRKGIQKAVDVVVEEIRKMSKKVRGKEDITYVASISAGDEEIGKLVADAMEKVTNDGVITVEESKTTETTLEIVEGMQFDRGYISAYMVTDTERMEAVLDDPYILITDKKISTIQDILPLLEQIVQQGRKLLIIAEDVEGEALATLVVNKLRGTLQCVAVKAPGFGDRRKAMLQDIAILTGGQVISEELGLDLREVKLSQLGRARQVKVQKENTIIVDGAGDPSEIKARIQSIKKQIEETTSDFDREKLQERLAKLAGGVAVIHVGAATETELKEKKLRIEDALAATKAAVEEGIVPGGGTALINAIPALDKLIESLTGDEKTGALIVRKALEEPLRQIAENAGLDGSVIVNKVKESPAGVGFDALNERFVDMFEAGIVDPTKVTRTAIQNAASAAAMLLTTEAVVAEKPEKEKNPPAPAPDMY
- the trmL gene encoding tRNA (uridine(34)/cytosine(34)/5-carboxymethylaminomethyluridine(34)-2'-O)-methyltransferase TrmL; translated protein: MPINIVLHEPEIPYNTGNIARTCACTGSKLHLIEPLGFSLEDKYLKRAGLDYWQYLDVKIYRDLNDFFEKNRGANIFYYSTKGKQYYTQAPYEDNCYLMFGKETAGLPRWLIEQNIHRTYRIPMISDVRSLNLSNSVAIVLYEALRQLGFPNLV
- a CDS encoding Cof-type HAD-IIB family hydrolase produces the protein MYKLIAIDLDMTLLDRTKNISYRNKKAIELAKEKGVKIVLCSGRILKGVMYFAKVLGLHDQVIVACNGAIVRDLKKNKDIYYVGLENEKSIEIARICKENDIYYHYYFQDTMIARRLDYSSKFYYEKNRELPKEERIDIIIDDSEQTLKSCGNLITKFVIIDKDVEKVDHVREIIEKRLSGVETTKSDTNILEVMKEGVNKKRALEFVCSYLGIDPKEIMAIGDNENDLQMIEFAGLGVAMENAIEELKKIADFVTQSYEDDGVAKAIEKFVLGETINV
- a CDS encoding chemotaxis protein CheX, translated to MASVNVEYINPFIQASQQVLKQVANIDFKLGKVYVKEPTYKVNQVVVIIGMTGNIKGQVNFCMSIDTAKKIASMMMGGFPVSSFDELAKSAIGEMANMIMGNTSTLFSQKGLKVEITPPSILIGENMTLSTTKMINICVPLLLDNGDKIDMDVAFMEN
- a CDS encoding co-chaperone GroES; its protein translation is MKIRPIGDRILIKFKEREEVTKSGIVLPDTVKEKPQIAEVIEVGPGGIVDGEKVEMVVKKGDKVIVSKYAGTEIKIDGEEYTIIRQDDVLAIIED